The DNA sequence TTTGTCGAATGTATCCATAGAGTCCATGGCATTCGCAGACTGTTTGGCTTTCGCTACCCACTGATCGAAGGTTGCACGATCCGGCGTGGCGATAGCTTTGAACTTCATTCCTGAGAAGCCCGGGCCGCTATAGCTGGCGGAGATACCGTCGTAAGTACCAGGTTCGTTCGCAATAAGGTGCAGCTGAGTTTGCATCCCGGCCATTGCGTAAATCTGGCTGCCTAAACGTGGGATAAAGAACGAGTTCATCACGGAATTGGAGGTCACTTTAAAGTGTACCGGTACGTTCGCCGGGAAGGCGATTTCGTTGACGGTAGCAATACCTTGTTCCGGATAGATGAAGAACCACTTCCAGTCCATCGAAACGACTTCGATAACAATTGGTTTTTCATCGTGAGCAAGGGGTTTGCTCGGCTCTAATGCGTGAGTTGTTTTCCAGGTCAGAACGGCCAGGAACAGAATGATCAGAATAGGAACCGTCCAGACCACCGCTTCAACTTTGTTGGAGTGTGACCAGTTCGGGCTATACTTCGCATCTTTATTGCTCGCACGATACTTCCAGGCAAATCCTACTGCCATCAAGACGGCTGGAATAACGACGATCATCATCAGGCCAAAAGCCGTCAGAATCAGAGAGCGTTGCTCCAGTCCAATCTGTCCTTTTGGGTCGAGGAGCGCAGAATCGCAGCCACTGAGTAATACAGTTCCTGCGATTAATGACATCCATCCCAAACTTTTATTGTATTTCCTAAGTCTCATTGAACGACCTCAATTCCACGGAATTTGGTGGCGCTTAAAGTGTACGGGCATTTTACGGGAAGGTTGCATTACTGTAAACATCGTTGGAGCTGTGTCTGTTCTGTGTTAGCGGCTTCTGCTTGGTTTGTCACATATGTTACTAAGTATGACGTAATCGCTTGCAAACCTTGATTTGCGCGGGATCCATCCCGAAAGGGATAAGAACGAAAGTGTTTATAAGAGAAAGAGCATAACGGCCCGTAAAACAACACAATTAATTAACAATTAATTATCAAATAACAGACATTATAAAAATGGAAAATAAAATCAGCTGAGCTGAATCGGTTAAATTATTTAAAGATTCGAATTAAAAATGCCAATAATTTCCAGAAATCTAAAACGCACAAAACAACAAAACTGTGCTGGGGAAAATAAAAACGTTAATAAGACGTTATAATTACGTTTCGTAATTACAACGCCCACTAACGTTTCGGCGTGATTTAAATCAGCTCAGTTTTGCGTAAAGCCAGATAGTCGAGAATGGCCCCGAGTAAAATACCCATAACGGCGGTGAATACGCCGATTTCCAGCAGGCTGGCAAGGAAGGAAAAGTTGGTGTAATCCAGCGCGTTCAGCACCAGCAGTAGCAGCCAAATCGCCAGCATCAGGCAGCCAGCGGCCAGAATGATTAATGCTACCCCGTAAGACTGAGGAAAAAGCGTACGCGGCATAAAGCTCTCAGATCTTTGGGTGTGCTCCAGGGTACGTCGACAAATTAACAACAGCACAATGCCTGGTACTGCGGCGACTACGGAAAAGAGGTAGAAGGCTGGCCAGCCGTGAGCCTCAACAAACCATCCGGCGATTGGCCCGACGTAAACCCGCCCGACGGCGGAAAGCGCCGAGAGTAAAGCAAACTGGGTGGCTGAAAATGATTTATTGCATAGCGTCATTAGCAGCGCGACGAACGCCGCGGTACCCATCCCGCCACACAGGTTTTCGAAAAACACCGCCGTTGCCATAGAGAAAAGGTGCTTATCGGTAACAGATAGCAGCCAATACCCGGCGTTGGAGACCCCTTGCAGAATACCGAAGATCAGTAGCGCGCGGAACAGGGTCAGGCGCTGCATAAGCACGCCGCCATAAAGCGCTCCGACGATGGTGGCGAACAGGCCGAGCGTTTTATTGACCATCCCCACTTCGCCAGCGTCGAAACCGACGCCGCGAATCAGGAACGTGGTGGTCAGGCTCATGGCAAAAGCGTCGCCAAGCTTATAAAGGACGATTAGCAGCAGAATGAGCCAGGCGTTGTTGCGGCCAAAGAAGTCGCGCAGGGGCGCGGCAACCGCCTGTTCCAGCGTTTTCGGCACCGGAATGACGTCGCTGGGTTCCGGGGCCAGCAGCGTTGCAATAATGCAGGGGATCAGCAGCGCGGCCATCAGCCAGTACATTCCCTGCCATCCTAACCAGCGGTCGGCCAGCCATAGCGCCAGCCCGCCGGAAACCAGCATCCCCAGACGATAGCCCAGGACGCTGATGGCCGCTCCGGTTCCACGCTCTTCGGCGGTCAGCACGTCAGTTTTCCAGGCGTCAAATACGATATCCTGAGACGCGGAACAGAAGGCGATAACGACCGCCAGCGCCGCCATCCAGCGCAATTGAGTCGAGGGTTCAAGGAATCCCATTGCCGCAATGGCGATAAGCAACAGGAATTGAGTCGCCAGCAGCCAGCCGCGACGACGGCCAAGAAACGGCGGCGTGTAGCGGTCCATCAGCGGTGACCAGAGGAATTTAAAGACGTAAGCCTGACCGACCAGTGAGAAAAAACCGATGGTTTTCAGATCGATATTCTCAACGGTCATCCACGCCTGCAGCGTACCTGAGGTCAGGGCAAGCGGTAATCCAGAGGCAAAACCGAGGATCAGCAGAATGGCTGATTTTGGCTGCGTAAAAATGCGTAAGTAATGATTGGGCATGTCATGTCGTGCAGACCCGACGCGAGGCCGGGTCTGCTACTCATATTAACGAGCGTTTTGCTTGATGAAATCGTGAATGCTGGTGTCCTGGGCCATATCGGCGATAGTGTCGGTCATAACGCTATTAACCGCATCGGCGATATTTTTGTTTGAAGCCTGGAAAGCGCCTTCAACAGAGTAGCTGGCACGATAGTTTTTGGTCATCTTGTTGCCGTTTGCGGCGGTGGCGATGATGGCGATATCGGCTTTGGTCGCGATGTTGTAGCGTACGTTGCCCTGAGATACGTCGGCGTAGAGTTTATTGACGATAATTTGCAGATCAACGGCGCCGTTCGGACCAATCATATAGCCGCGCGAGGTCATCTGCTTCTCCAGCACTTCCTGCAGTAAAAAACGCAGATCGCGGGAGGCGGTCAGGGTGACCTGCTGGTTATCGCGAGTCACTTTTGCCAGCGCCTGATCCGGACGCTGATCGGCGCCGTTAATACTGACCGTAACGCCCATCAGGCTTGGGTCCTGCTGCGGCAGGGTGATTTTCGGTGAAACATCAATCGTGGTCGGCGGAGTGGCGCATCCGGCCAGCATAAACAGCGCGACCAAAGGAAAAAGAATTTTCTTAAACATATTCAGGGTCTCAACGCATGGGAGTAATAATGAGGAAAATTCCCGCCATCATAACATCGCCAACGGCAAGGGGAAGTGGCAACGCATGTAAATTCATCGTCTTGTGCGTTTTCTGTCCTTGCAGCATCTGTTCTCGCAATTCAGGCGGAGCTTACGGAACGCAGAATCAGTAAAGCCGATGCTTTTGTACGAAAATATCGGAGGAATGCTAATTTTTTGTTGTTTTCGCCCGATGGAAGCGGTAAAAGCGGCTAACATTTAAAGGGAATGGCGGCAATACAGCGTTGTCGGAGGAGAAAATTCATGATGATACGTGAACAGATCGAAGCAAAACTTAGGGCAGCGTTCGACCCGGTGTATCTTGAAGTCGTGGATGAAAGTTATCGCCACAACGTTCCTGCGGGCTCTGAAAGTCATTTTAAAGTGGTGTTGGTGAGCGATCGCTTCCTCGGCGAGCGTTTTCTTAATCGTCACCGTATGATTTACGGAACATTGAGTGAGGAACTGGCAAGCACCGTGCACGCTCTGGCGCTGCATACCTACACAAGCAAAGAGTGGGAAGGGCTACAGGATACCGTCTTTGCTTCTCCTCCTTGTCGCGGAGCAGGAAGCATCGCGTAGAAATCGCATTTGCAACCGCTGGAGCTTTTCCAGTATGTTGCGTGAAGATTTATGAGAAAACGGCCTGCGGGCCGTTTTGTTTTGTCTGAAAAATATGCGTTTCGCGCATTTTTACAGGCAAATTTGCTCGGGAAATGTGAAAAAAGCCGCAGCAGTGGGTGACAACCGTTCTCGACTCATAAAAGTGATGCCGCTATAATGCCGCGTCTTTTATTATGAATGTCTTCGGGATGATTCTGACGACAGGGAATGTGTTTCTGATTTGAAGAGGGCATCCCGGTTCTGCGAAGCAACCTGTTCGCGCTTCCAGAGTTGACCGAGCACTGTGATTTTTTTGAGGTAACAAGATGCAAGTTTCAGTTGAAACCACTCAGGGCCTTGGGCGCCGTGTAACGATTACTATCGCCGCTGACAGCATCGAGAATGCTGTCAAAAGCGAGCTGGTCAACGTAGCGAAAAAAGTTCGCATTGACGGCTTCCGCAAAGGCAAAGTGCCGATGAATGTTGTTGCTCAGCGTTATGGCGCATCTGTTCGCCAGGACGTGCTGGGTGACCTGATGAGCCGTAACTTCGTTGACGCGATCATCAAAGAAAAAATTAATCCGGCCGGCGCGCCGAACTACGTTCCGGGCGAATACAAGCTGGGTGAAGACTTCACCTATGCGGTAGAGTTTGAAGTGTATCCGGAAGTTGAGCTGCAGGGTCTGGAAGCGATCGAAGTTGAAAAACCGGTTGTTGAAGTGACCGACGCGGACGTTGACACCATGCTGGAAACCCTGCGTAAGCAGCAGGCTAACTGGAAAGACAAAGACGGCGCTGTTGATGCAGAAGATCGCGTTACCGTTGATTTCACCGGTTCCGTTGACGGCGAAGAGTTCGAAGGCGGCAAAGCGACTGACTTCGTACTGGCGATGGGTCAGGGTCGAATGATCCCGGGCTTTGAAGACGGTATCAAAGGCCACAAAGCTGGCGAAGAGTTCACCATCGACGTGACCTTCCCGGAAGAGTACCACGCTGAAAACCTGAAAGGTAAAGCGGCGAAGTTCGTTATCAACCTGAAGAAAGTTGAAGAACGCGAGCTGCCAGAGCTGACTGAAGAGTTCATCAAACGTTTTGGCGTTGAAGATGGTTCCGTAGCGGGTCTGCGCGCTGAAGTACGTAAAAACATGGAGCGCGAGCTGAAAGGCGCCGTGCGTAACCGCGTTAAGTCCCAGGCTATCGAAGGTCTGGTAAAAGCTAACGATATCGACGTTCCGGCCGCTCTGATTGACAGCGAAATCGACGTTCTGCGCCGTCAGGCTGCTCAGCGCTTCGGTGGTAACGAGAAACAAGCTCTGGAACTGCCGCGTGAGCTGTTCGAAGAGCAGGCTAAGCGCCGCGTTGTCGTTGGTCTGCTGCTGGGCGAAGTGATTCGTACCAACGAGCTGAAAGCTGACG is a window from the Klebsiella oxytoca genome containing:
- the bolA gene encoding transcriptional regulator BolA, translated to MMIREQIEAKLRAAFDPVYLEVVDESYRHNVPAGSESHFKVVLVSDRFLGERFLNRHRMIYGTLSEELASTVHALALHTYTSKEWEGLQDTVFASPPCRGAGSIA
- the cyoA gene encoding cytochrome o ubiquinol oxidase subunit II, with the translated sequence MRLRKYNKSLGWMSLIAGTVLLSGCDSALLDPKGQIGLEQRSLILTAFGLMMIVVIPAVLMAVGFAWKYRASNKDAKYSPNWSHSNKVEAVVWTVPILIILFLAVLTWKTTHALEPSKPLAHDEKPIVIEVVSMDWKWFFIYPEQGIATVNEIAFPANVPVHFKVTSNSVMNSFFIPRLGSQIYAMAGMQTQLHLIANEPGTYDGISASYSGPGFSGMKFKAIATPDRATFDQWVAKAKQSANAMDSMDTFDKLAAPSEYNKVEYFSNVKPDLFKDVVNKFMSHGESMDMSQPEGEHSAHEGMEGMNMSHAETAH
- a CDS encoding lipoprotein yields the protein MFKKILFPLVALFMLAGCATPPTTIDVSPKITLPQQDPSLMGVTVSINGADQRPDQALAKVTRDNQQVTLTASRDLRFLLQEVLEKQMTSRGYMIGPNGAVDLQIIVNKLYADVSQGNVRYNIATKADIAIIATAANGNKMTKNYRASYSVEGAFQASNKNIADAVNSVMTDTIADMAQDTSIHDFIKQNAR
- the ampG gene encoding muropeptide MFS transporter AmpG, with amino-acid sequence MPNHYLRIFTQPKSAILLILGFASGLPLALTSGTLQAWMTVENIDLKTIGFFSLVGQAYVFKFLWSPLMDRYTPPFLGRRRGWLLATQFLLLIAIAAMGFLEPSTQLRWMAALAVVIAFCSASQDIVFDAWKTDVLTAEERGTGAAISVLGYRLGMLVSGGLALWLADRWLGWQGMYWLMAALLIPCIIATLLAPEPSDVIPVPKTLEQAVAAPLRDFFGRNNAWLILLLIVLYKLGDAFAMSLTTTFLIRGVGFDAGEVGMVNKTLGLFATIVGALYGGVLMQRLTLFRALLIFGILQGVSNAGYWLLSVTDKHLFSMATAVFFENLCGGMGTAAFVALLMTLCNKSFSATQFALLSALSAVGRVYVGPIAGWFVEAHGWPAFYLFSVVAAVPGIVLLLICRRTLEHTQRSESFMPRTLFPQSYGVALIILAAGCLMLAIWLLLLVLNALDYTNFSFLASLLEIGVFTAVMGILLGAILDYLALRKTELI
- the tig gene encoding trigger factor; this translates as MQVSVETTQGLGRRVTITIAADSIENAVKSELVNVAKKVRIDGFRKGKVPMNVVAQRYGASVRQDVLGDLMSRNFVDAIIKEKINPAGAPNYVPGEYKLGEDFTYAVEFEVYPEVELQGLEAIEVEKPVVEVTDADVDTMLETLRKQQANWKDKDGAVDAEDRVTVDFTGSVDGEEFEGGKATDFVLAMGQGRMIPGFEDGIKGHKAGEEFTIDVTFPEEYHAENLKGKAAKFVINLKKVEERELPELTEEFIKRFGVEDGSVAGLRAEVRKNMERELKGAVRNRVKSQAIEGLVKANDIDVPAALIDSEIDVLRRQAAQRFGGNEKQALELPRELFEEQAKRRVVVGLLLGEVIRTNELKADEERVKGLIEEMASAYEDPKEVVEFYSKNKELMDNMRNVALEEQAVEAVLAKAKVSEKATSFSELMNQQA